A genome region from Bradysia coprophila strain Holo2 unplaced genomic scaffold, BU_Bcop_v1 contig_693, whole genome shotgun sequence includes the following:
- the LOC119083550 gene encoding serine dehydratase-like, whose amino-acid sequence MLLGFMTGLKRHGWEDIPIIAVETFGAHCLNKSIIAGKSVDNVMTSIAKTLGAPSVAPKVLENLPNFRVISEVQPDSAAIEACLKFSDDHAFCVEPSCGVTLSVIYEGLLPGIMERNGFELLPDRPV is encoded by the exons ATGCTACTCGGCTTCATGACTGGATTAAAGAGACATg GATGGGAAGATATTCCAATCATAGCTGTCGAAACTTTCGGAGCTCACTGTCTGAATAAATCAATAATAGCTGGGAAAAGCGTTGACAATGTGATGACAAGCATAGCAAAGACACTTGGCGCTCCATCTGTAGCACCTAAAGTATTGGAAAATCTACCCAATTTTCGTGTAATATCCGAAGTTCAACCAGACTCGGCAGCAATTGAGGCGTGCTTAAAGTTTTCAG ATGATCATGCATTTTGCGTAGAGCCATCTTGTGGGGTTACTCTCTCTGTTATCTATGAAGGACTTCTGCCTGGAATAATGGAGAGAAACGGATTTGAACTGCTTCCAGATAGACCAGTGTAG